TTGGCGGCATCGTTCGCGCGCGAAAACTGTCCCAGGCGACGATGCGCAATATCCGGCAGAATCTGTTCTTCGCCTTCATCTACAATTCGGCTGGAATCCCGATCGCCGCCGGCATTCTGTATCCGAGCTTCGGCCTGCTGCTGTCGCCGATCATCGCCGCAGCGGCAATGTCGCTGTCGTCGGTCAGCGTGATCGGCAATGCCCTGCGGCTGCGCGCCACCTCGCTGGATTGAGCATCCGTTGCGACTGATAGCCGCCCGCGGCCATTGATCTACCGCAAGGATCGGCGCGCATCGGCCACTATCGTCCGCGCTGGATTTTGCCGCAGCTGCGGCCTTCCGGTCAGCGAGCAGTCGAGGTCGGCCATGTCACGAATGATTGAATTACTTCACGACGAGCACCGCAACATCGCGAAGCTGCTCAACGTCATCGAACACGAACTCAGCGTGTTCGATCGTCGCGAACGGCCCGACTACGAGATCTTCCAGGCCATCATCCAGTACTTCCGCGAGTATCCGGAGGCCTGCCATCATCCGAAGGAGGATGTGGTCTACCAGATCCTCAAGGAACGCAACCCGGCCGTCGCCGGCGCCGTCGGCGACGTCGAAGCCGAGCACGAGCTGGAGGGCGAACGCCTCGACCGTTTCGCCAAGGTGGTCGAGGACGTCCTCGCCGACCAGGAATTGCCGCGCGAGGCCTTCCACGCCGCCGCCCAGGAGTTCCTCGAGCATCAACGCCGCCACATGGCGAAAGAGGAACAGTTGCTGTTCCCGGCCGCGCTCGAGACCCTGACCGACGATGACTGGGCCAGGATCGACGCGCGGATCGAGGAGCGCAAGGACCCGATGTTCGACGGCGAGACCGCGAGCAAGTTCCACAACCTCTACGCGACCATTCTGCGCTGGGAGCAGGAAACCCAGGAAGACCGCAGCAGGGCCGCGGCGGCCGCCGTGCGCTGAGCGGCCCGGCTGTTTCGCCTGCCCGGCCTATTCCGCTGTCGGACGCCCGATGTGGCACCCGATCAGACGCCGGTGTCTTCACCGGCGTAGTCGGCCCAGCAATCCGGCGTCTCGTAGACCCGGACGTTCGACAGCGCCGGCAAGCCGGGCTTGGTTCGATCCCAGATCCAGATCGCGATATTTTCCGCGGTCGGATTTTCGAGTCCCTCGATGTCGTTCAGGCAATAATGGTCGAGCCGCGCCAGCAGCGGCCCGAACGCCGCCTCGATCTCGAAGAAATCGAGCACGAAGCCGGTCGTCGGGTTGATGGGCCCCGAGAGCTGCAGCTCGACGCGATAGGAATGCCCGTGCATCCGCCGACAGCGGTGCGTTTCCGGGACATTGGGCAATTGGTGGGCGGCTTCGAACCTGAATGCTTGGGTGATTTTCATCGATGTCGGGGGTTGGGCGCATGGCGCCATAGATCGGTCGCGGCGGACCCTATCGGAGCGCTGCCGGCATTTGAAGCCGGGTTTGCGGGAGAATCGTACCTCGTCGGTCGAATTCCGACGTGATCGACGCACCCGGGCCGGCCCGGCCGTTGTCCGAATGACGGGCCGGTCATGCTTAACAAAGGTTGGATCGCGCGCCGCAGCTCTGCGGGGTGCCATTCATCCTTTCAAAACCAACCCGTAGTTTTCCCGGTCCCCCTCAGACTCCGTTAAGCGCTGAAGCTGCAACCTGCCGTCAACTTCGGGAGTTGCAATGAACCGGCAGAAAATCCAGAGCAGGATATCGGCGACGCATCGCGCAGGCGTGCGATGTTGAGCGTCCCGACACTCTGGGTGGTCTTTCTGATCAACTTCCTCGCGCTGGGTCTGGTCTGGACCCACGTGATGCGGAGCTATCCGAACTTCACACCGGCGCGCTACTGGACCGCGGCCTGCTTTGTGGTTTCACTCGGCGCGGGCTTCGGGATGCTGCGGGGCGTGATGGACACCAAGGTGCCCCTCATCGTCGGCGGCAGCACCGTCGTTCTGGCCGCCTATCTGATCGCAATGGGCGTCTTCTGCTTTTACGGCCGGCACATGAGCTGGCGGCTCGCCCTCGGCGCGACCGCAGCCTGCAGCGCGGGTCTCGGCTTCTTCCTGCTCGTGATCGATTCGATGATGATGCGGATCCTGATCTATTCGGTGGCCCAGGCGGTCCCGATCGCGATGACGTTGCCACTGATGCTGTCGCGCAGCGGCCGCCGCAATCCCGGCGCGCGGATGGCCGCAGCGGTGGCGATCGCGATGCTGCTGGTCTACGCGGTCCGCTCCGGGGCTGCGATCATCGGCGTCGGCGGCGAATTGTCGGTGGTCAATTTCAATGACTTTCAGGCTTCGCTGGTGCTGATGCTGGTGTTCCTGTCGATGACGCTGAACTTCTCGTTCCTGCTGATGGCGATCGACCGGCTGCGCTCCGAAGTCGAGAGCCTCGCGCTGATCGACGACCTCACCGGCATCGCCAACCGCCGCCATTTGCTGCAGCGGATGGTGGCGCAGTGTCGGACCGCGATGCAGACCGGCGAGCCGTTCACGGTGCTGGCGATCGACCTCGACGGCTTCAAGGCGATCAATGACGGCCACGGTCACGCCGCCGGCGACGAGTGCCTGCGCCGGTTCTCCGGCGCCGCGCAGGCGCGGCTGCGTCCCGGCGACCTGTTTGCGCGCACCGGTGGCGACGAGTTCTGCGTGGTGATGCCGGCGACCACCCTGCGCGAAGGCGCGATGGTCGCCCGCCACATCCTCGAAGAAAGCCGCGCGCTCTCGACCCAAGGCGGCGATGCGGCCAGCGCCATCGCCATCGCCGCTTCGATCGGCGTCGCGCAGTGGACGCCGCAGGTCGGATTGCATCCCGACCGGCTGATCGCGGCCGCGGACGCCGCGCTGTACAACGCCAAGAAACTCGGCAAGGATCGCTACGCGATCCACGAGCCGAAGCTGGAACCGCTGCCTCCGTTCCTCGAGCCGGTGCGCAAGATCGCCTGATCGTTTCGCGGCCGTTCGCAAGGCGTCCATCGATGATCCATCGCCTGATCGGAACGACGCTGCTGGCCGCGGCGGTGTTGCCGTTGCACCAGGCCTCGGCGCAGACGCTTGCGCCGGATCTGGCGGAGATCGCGCAGCGCGCGGGCACGCCGGAGATTCCCGGCCTCAGCATGGTCTGGCTGGCGCCGTGGGGCGATCGTCGCAAGGCGCCGTGGCGCAACATCATCGTGCACCAGACCGAAGGCCCGACCGGATCGGCCCGCAACGGCGCGCGCGAACAGGCGAAGACCCCGACCCGGCGCGGCGTGACGCTCTGGGTCGAGACCGACGGCACGGTGTATTGGGCGGTGCCGGAAACCGTCGTCACCACCCATGGCGACGGCGCCAACCGCAACGACAACAAGTACATCGACAACAAGCCGACCTACCGTCGGGTCACCCGCGACAATTCGATCGGGATCGAGTTCGCCGGCAATTATCCGGACGTGACCAGGCCCGCCACCGAGGCGCAGATCGCGGCGTGGCGCATTCTCGTCCGTGTGCTGCGCGCGCGCTACGACATTCCGGCCGAGCGGGTCTATGCGCACAACTGGATCGACTACAAGGATTCGCGCTATTGCGAGGGCTGCGAACTCGCCAAGCTGGCGCGCGATCCGGCGTTCTGAAAGTCCTTCGAAACTTCCCAGCCGTCATTGCTTACGAGGAGCACCCGGATCGGCGCTCCGCGCCGTCCGAGCACAGGCTCCGCGACGAAGCAATTCAGACTTGCTGCGCGGCCTTCTGGATTGCTTCGCCGCGCTCGCAATGACGAATGCGGGCGTTGATGTGAGGCTCTCAGGACAACAGCGTCGACTGGATCGTGTGTAGCCCGATGGCGATGGTCAGCACGCCGACCGCGATCTGCAGCCCGCGATTGACGGCAGTCAGACCGCGCGCCGAGATCACCAGCGGCACCGCGATCGCGGCCGACAGCGCGCCCATGCCGACCATCGAGCCGACGCCGAACAGCGCCACGTAGAGCAGCCCCTGCGTCGGGCTCTGCGCCTGCGACACCGCGAGCACCAGCAGCGCCGCGGAGCCGGCCATGCCGTGCATCAGCCCGACGATCAGCGTGCGCCAGCGGAAGCCGTGCGCGTGGATGTGGGCGCTCGGCGCATCGTGCGCGGCGCGCTGGTCCGCGTGGCTGTGCAGATGAATGTGGCGCGTGCCGTCGCCGTGCTGATGCACATGGGCGTGGACGCGGTCCTGCCACAGCCGCCACAGCAGATGGCCGCCGAGGCCGACCAGCATGAATCCGACCGCGCCTTCCAGCGGGGTGGCGATGTGGTCCGGGATCGCCTGGCCGAGCACGATGGCGACGCCGGCGAACAGGAACAGCGTCAGCGTGTGGCCGAGCCCCCAGGTCAGCCCGTGCTTGACGATGTCGCGCACGCCGCTGCGCCGCGCCGCGATCGTCGAGACCGCCGCGATATGATCGACCTCGAGCGCATGCTGCATCCCCAGCAGAAACCCCAACCCCAGAATTGCGAACATCGTCCCCTGATCGTCGTGTTAGGCCGGCCGAAATTGCAGCAGCATCGGAATGGTGTAAGTTCGCGATCACAACACGGCCGCAGAGCCGGAACAAGGGAGAAACCAGCATGGTCGCCAAACCATTGGCGGTGGCGATAATGACGGCCGCATGGCTGTCACCGTCGGCCGCGTTCGCACAAGCCTCGCCCCAGATTTCCGACGACGTCGTCAAGATCGGCGTGCTCACCGACATGAACGGCCCGGCCTCGACGCCGACCGGCCAGGGCTCGGTCACCGCCGCGCAGATGGCGGTCGAGGATTTCGGCGGCAGCGTGCTCGGCAAGCCGATCAGCATCATCGTCGGCGATCATCAGCTCAAGCCCGATATCGGCGCCGCCCTGGCGCGGCGCTGGTACGACGTCGAACAGGTCGATCTGATCGTCGACGTGCCGGTCTCCGCCGTCGGCCTCGCGGTGCAGAACATCG
The DNA window shown above is from Rhodopseudomonas palustris HaA2 and carries:
- a CDS encoding peptidoglycan recognition protein family protein, which codes for MIHRLIGTTLLAAAVLPLHQASAQTLAPDLAEIAQRAGTPEIPGLSMVWLAPWGDRRKAPWRNIIVHQTEGPTGSARNGAREQAKTPTRRGVTLWVETDGTVYWAVPETVVTTHGDGANRNDNKYIDNKPTYRRVTRDNSIGIEFAGNYPDVTRPATEAQIAAWRILVRVLRARYDIPAERVYAHNWIDYKDSRYCEGCELAKLARDPAF
- a CDS encoding GGDEF domain-containing protein yields the protein MLSVPTLWVVFLINFLALGLVWTHVMRSYPNFTPARYWTAACFVVSLGAGFGMLRGVMDTKVPLIVGGSTVVLAAYLIAMGVFCFYGRHMSWRLALGATAACSAGLGFFLLVIDSMMMRILIYSVAQAVPIAMTLPLMLSRSGRRNPGARMAAAVAIAMLLVYAVRSGAAIIGVGGELSVVNFNDFQASLVLMLVFLSMTLNFSFLLMAIDRLRSEVESLALIDDLTGIANRRHLLQRMVAQCRTAMQTGEPFTVLAIDLDGFKAINDGHGHAAGDECLRRFSGAAQARLRPGDLFARTGGDEFCVVMPATTLREGAMVARHILEESRALSTQGGDAASAIAIAASIGVAQWTPQVGLHPDRLIAAADAALYNAKKLGKDRYAIHEPKLEPLPPFLEPVRKIA
- a CDS encoding nickel transporter, which encodes MFAILGLGFLLGMQHALEVDHIAAVSTIAARRSGVRDIVKHGLTWGLGHTLTLFLFAGVAIVLGQAIPDHIATPLEGAVGFMLVGLGGHLLWRLWQDRVHAHVHQHGDGTRHIHLHSHADQRAAHDAPSAHIHAHGFRWRTLIVGLMHGMAGSAALLVLAVSQAQSPTQGLLYVALFGVGSMVGMGALSAAIAVPLVISARGLTAVNRGLQIAVGVLTIAIGLHTIQSTLLS
- a CDS encoding hemerythrin domain-containing protein, translated to MSRMIELLHDEHRNIAKLLNVIEHELSVFDRRERPDYEIFQAIIQYFREYPEACHHPKEDVVYQILKERNPAVAGAVGDVEAEHELEGERLDRFAKVVEDVLADQELPREAFHAAAQEFLEHQRRHMAKEEQLLFPAALETLTDDDWARIDARIEERKDPMFDGETASKFHNLYATILRWEQETQEDRSRAAAAAVR
- the queD gene encoding 6-carboxytetrahydropterin synthase QueD is translated as MKITQAFRFEAAHQLPNVPETHRCRRMHGHSYRVELQLSGPINPTTGFVLDFFEIEAAFGPLLARLDHYCLNDIEGLENPTAENIAIWIWDRTKPGLPALSNVRVYETPDCWADYAGEDTGV